One window of the Rhizobiaceae bacterium genome contains the following:
- a CDS encoding acyl-CoA dehydrogenase family protein, which translates to MDFRISPRIEDFRSRIAAFVEDRVLPLEADRSNYDEHENIRLDLADSLRAEARSQGLWCLQLKPESGGQGLGKVGMAVCYEAMNRSIFGPMIFNSVSPDDGNMMLLEAVATPAQKERWLKPIVDGTVRGAFAMTEPHPGGGSDPSMMLTTATRKGDRYVVRGRKWFITGAGEAKHFILIARTSEDPRKGLTAFLFDRDQPGWRIERRIPIMGPEEHGGHCELVFEGLEIPAENILMKEGDGLKATQIRLGPARLTHCMRWLGLSKRCVEIARIYAAERFGFGQRLSKRESIQMMLGDLAMKIEIGRLLVMKAAWALDEGSFARKEVSMAKVHVANLLHQAADTALQINGARGYSKDTVIEWIYRYARQARLVDGADEVHKMVLNNHLEQEGNDFWSWPVAK; encoded by the coding sequence ATGGATTTCAGGATTTCGCCCCGCATCGAGGATTTCCGCAGCCGCATCGCGGCTTTCGTGGAAGATCGCGTCCTGCCGCTGGAGGCCGACCGGTCGAACTATGACGAGCACGAGAATATCCGGCTCGATCTTGCCGACAGCCTGCGCGCGGAAGCGCGGTCGCAGGGTTTGTGGTGCCTGCAGTTGAAGCCAGAGAGCGGCGGGCAGGGTCTCGGCAAGGTCGGCATGGCAGTCTGCTACGAGGCCATGAACCGCTCGATCTTCGGCCCCATGATCTTCAACTCCGTTTCGCCGGACGACGGCAACATGATGCTGCTCGAGGCCGTCGCCACGCCGGCGCAGAAGGAGCGCTGGCTGAAGCCGATCGTGGACGGCACCGTGCGCGGCGCCTTCGCCATGACGGAGCCACACCCCGGCGGCGGGTCCGACCCGTCGATGATGCTGACGACCGCGACACGCAAGGGCGATCGCTACGTGGTGCGCGGCCGCAAGTGGTTCATCACCGGCGCGGGGGAGGCCAAGCACTTCATCCTGATTGCCCGGACGTCCGAGGATCCCCGCAAGGGGTTGACGGCCTTCCTGTTCGACCGCGATCAGCCCGGCTGGCGCATCGAGCGGCGTATCCCGATCATGGGACCGGAGGAGCATGGCGGGCACTGCGAACTGGTGTTCGAAGGCCTGGAGATTCCTGCCGAGAACATACTGATGAAGGAAGGCGACGGGCTGAAGGCGACACAGATCCGCCTCGGGCCGGCGCGGCTTACACATTGCATGCGCTGGCTCGGTCTGTCGAAGCGCTGCGTGGAGATCGCGCGCATCTACGCGGCCGAGCGCTTCGGGTTCGGTCAGCGCCTGTCGAAGCGCGAATCGATCCAGATGATGCTCGGCGACCTCGCCATGAAGATCGAGATCGGCCGGCTTCTGGTGATGAAGGCGGCATGGGCGCTCGACGAGGGCTCCTTCGCGCGCAAGGAAGTCTCGATGGCCAAGGTGCATGTCGCCAACCTGCTGCACCAGGCCGCCGACACCGCACTCCAGATCAACGGCGCGCGCGGCTATTCCAAGGACACCGTCATCGAGTGGATCTATCGCTATGCCAGGCAGGCGCGGCTTGTGGATGGAGCCGACGAGGTCCACAAGATGGTTCTCAACAATCACCTCGAGCAGGAAGGCAACGATTTCTGGTCGTGGCCGGTGGCGAAATAG
- a CDS encoding glucose 1-dehydrogenase, translating to MFDLQGRTAFVSGASAGLGRHFAATLAAHGAHVVVAARRVDVLEAFCAEIAGAGGSAEAVALDVADPASVAAAIGSSARCPDIIVNNAGVSDSKPALDIAADDWDRVLDTNLKGVFLVAQAAARRMKAEDKSGSIVNIASILGHRVAGSVSSYAASKAGVIRLTEALALEWARYGIRVNALCPGYIETDLNRDFFSSDAGKALIRRIPQRRLGRAGELDGALLLLASDAGSFITGSSIVVDGGHLVSSL from the coding sequence ATGTTTGATCTACAAGGCAGGACGGCATTCGTTTCGGGAGCTTCGGCAGGCCTAGGCAGGCATTTCGCCGCCACGCTCGCGGCTCATGGCGCGCATGTCGTTGTCGCAGCGCGCCGCGTCGATGTGCTTGAGGCGTTCTGTGCCGAGATCGCGGGGGCGGGCGGCAGCGCCGAAGCCGTCGCGCTCGACGTTGCCGATCCGGCCTCGGTCGCCGCTGCCATAGGATCGTCCGCGCGCTGTCCGGACATCATCGTCAACAATGCCGGCGTTTCGGATTCGAAGCCGGCGCTCGACATCGCGGCGGACGACTGGGATCGCGTCCTCGACACCAATCTCAAGGGCGTCTTCCTCGTCGCTCAGGCCGCCGCGCGGAGGATGAAGGCCGAGGACAAGAGCGGCTCGATCGTCAACATCGCATCCATTCTCGGCCATCGCGTCGCGGGCAGCGTCTCCTCCTATGCGGCCAGCAAGGCCGGCGTCATACGCCTGACGGAAGCGCTGGCGCTCGAATGGGCGCGCTACGGCATCCGCGTCAACGCTCTATGTCCGGGCTATATCGAGACGGACCTCAACCGCGATTTCTTCTCGAGCGATGCCGGCAAGGCGCTCATCAGGCGCATTCCGCAGCGGCGGCTGGGCCGCGCCGGGGAACTCGACGGCGCCCTCCTCCTGCTCGCCTCCGACGCGGGCAGTTTCATCACCGGCTCGTCCATCGTCGTCGATGGCGGCCATCTCGTCTCATCGCTCTAG